In one Drosophila pseudoobscura strain MV-25-SWS-2005 chromosome X, UCI_Dpse_MV25, whole genome shotgun sequence genomic region, the following are encoded:
- the LOC6900124 gene encoding uncharacterized protein: MNETVDEEVFIAQIATTTGSTPLQNIFPPLHEHLIKYAVRFGRLLYIHDVSSWNEWSTDLAEFKDLTPHEACSKFLKDVLPIVNTYKLSLTVKKRLRLLDHHPCFRRTGEGYQYAPKCEPSNRFLLQPSRDYCLASALPTSIDSRLASHNVIISNEAFERKASVGYNYKVSDEFASLFSAMVSTDFELSHGYRHDLDEIHYRLRRARQSFEDTARFVPFRRSLDQLVYNIEIFGKLKKKVMDSFNTNL, encoded by the exons ATGAATGAAACCGTAGATGAAGAGGTTTTCATTGCACAAATTGCAACAACCACCGGATCAACGCCGTTGCAGAACATTTTTCCACCTTTACACGAACACTTGATTAAGTACGCGGTCCGCTTTGGCCGGCTTTTGTACATACATGATGTTTCTTCCTGGAATGAATGGTCCACGGATTTGGCCGAGTTTAAAGATCTCACACCACATGAAGCGTGCTCTAAATTTTTAAAAGATGTGCTGCCCATTGTGAACACCTACAAATTGTCGCTGACCGTCAAAAAGCGCCTGCGGCTGCTCGATCATCATCCATGCTTCCGTCGCACTGGAGAGGGCTATCAGTACGCTCCAAAGTGTGAGCCATCCAATCGCTTCCTACTGCAACCGAGCCGGGATTATTGCCTGGCCAGCGCGTTACCAACC TCTATCGACTCCAGGCTAGCCTCCCACAATGTGATCATTAGCAACGAGGCATTTGAGCGGAAAGCCTCTGTTGGCTACAACTACAAGGTTTCCGACGAGTTTGCCAGCCTGTTCTCGGCCATGGTCTCCACTGATTTTGAATTATCGCATGGTTATAGGCACGATTTGGATGAGATTCATTATCGTTTGCGGCGCGCAAGGCAATCCTTTGAAGACACTGCCCGTTTCGTGCCATTCCGAAGAAGTCTAGACCAGTTGGTCTATAATATCGAAATCTTTGGCAAACTAAAAAAGAAAGTTATGGATTCATTTAATACAAACTTATAA